In Funiculus sociatus GB2-C1, one DNA window encodes the following:
- a CDS encoding TonB family protein yields the protein MSHLSFIKDLPGKVSQPPVIAALASLGLHGLLAYTLPSLSASSKPEEQKPRGTVKVVQLTPAEQSRIPQLAPPPVALPLPNPTQMFPPLPPPSSDALPPIPNIPNYPSLADALPPPSVTIPSDILRIPGAPPQIRTRGDSFKISAAPSGVPRYTPPDPRKFDWRDRIRQSERLPSGVQSEKFDISKLPPPPFSQPQPSTTTEAQSSPNPEPQFSPNPEPQFSPNPEQRSATTEPQFSPNPQPPSSATTEPQPPATPEQRTSPQELAQARVSQLLADQRQRRQDFKEDEISSSDNDGKIKGARWLTERGKRNWQEMTIVASYPKDACFMQREGTAKVAALADSNGNPIGQPDLLQSSGDRILNKKAQEVVKNYKFQPTGEEQAYMVGVKFDYNKESCPQVSAAPRDRTSTRTPESSKPQASPKPEASTKPETSTKPETEAKPEELSRPNESRKPEASPKPETSTKPEASPKPEAETKPETSTKPEASPKPEAETKPETSTKPETSTRPEASPKPEASPKPEESPKPEASPKPEESFKPEESPTPTEN from the coding sequence ATGTCCCATCTATCATTCATTAAAGACCTGCCTGGAAAGGTTTCTCAACCGCCTGTGATTGCCGCCTTGGCTTCCTTGGGCCTTCACGGACTATTGGCATACACTCTGCCCAGTTTATCTGCATCGTCTAAGCCGGAGGAGCAGAAGCCGCGAGGAACTGTCAAAGTAGTGCAGTTAACTCCGGCAGAACAAAGCCGTATCCCGCAACTGGCACCGCCGCCTGTAGCGCTGCCTCTTCCTAACCCAACCCAGATGTTCCCGCCTTTGCCGCCGCCGTCATCTGACGCGCTGCCGCCTATCCCTAATATTCCCAATTATCCATCGCTGGCTGACGCTTTGCCGCCGCCTAGTGTAACAATTCCGTCTGATATTTTGCGGATACCGGGCGCGCCGCCTCAGATAAGAACAAGGGGAGATTCTTTCAAAATTTCAGCGGCTCCCTCCGGTGTACCTCGTTATACACCGCCAGATCCCCGGAAGTTTGACTGGCGCGATCGCATTCGTCAGTCTGAAAGACTGCCCTCTGGTGTCCAGTCTGAGAAGTTCGACATTTCCAAGCTTCCGCCACCTCCTTTTTCCCAGCCACAACCTTCTACTACTACTGAGGCACAATCTTCTCCTAATCCCGAACCACAATTTTCTCCTAATCCCGAACCACAGTTTTCTCCTAATCCCGAACAACGTTCTGCTACTACTGAGCCACAATTTTCTCCTAATCCCCAACCACCTTCTTCTGCTACTACTGAACCACAACCTCCTGCTACTCCTGAACAACGGACATCCCCGCAAGAGCTAGCGCAGGCGCGGGTATCGCAACTGCTGGCAGATCAACGACAGCGACGACAAGATTTTAAAGAAGATGAAATCAGCTCCAGTGATAACGACGGAAAAATAAAAGGCGCTCGTTGGTTGACAGAACGAGGAAAACGTAATTGGCAAGAGATGACAATCGTTGCCAGCTATCCTAAAGATGCCTGCTTCATGCAGCGTGAAGGCACTGCTAAGGTTGCAGCTTTGGCGGATTCTAATGGAAACCCAATCGGACAGCCGGATCTACTTCAGAGTTCAGGCGATCGCATCTTGAATAAAAAAGCCCAGGAGGTTGTTAAGAACTATAAATTTCAACCAACGGGTGAAGAACAAGCTTACATGGTGGGTGTGAAGTTTGACTACAACAAGGAAAGTTGTCCCCAGGTGAGTGCTGCGCCACGCGATCGCACTTCTACAAGAACTCCAGAATCCTCAAAACCGCAAGCTTCACCCAAACCGGAAGCATCAACAAAACCAGAAACTTCTACTAAACCAGAAACCGAAGCCAAACCTGAAGAGTTAAGCAGACCCAACGAGTCGCGCAAACCGGAAGCTTCTCCTAAACCGGAAACTTCTACTAAACCGGAAGCTTCTCCCAAGCCGGAAGCCGAAACAAAACCGGAAACTTCCACTAAACCGGAAGCTTCTCCCAAGCCGGAAGCCGAAACAAAACCGGAAACTTCTACTAAACCGGAAACTTCTACTAGACCGGAAGCTTCTCCCAAGCCGGAAGCTTCTCCCAAGCCAGAAGAGTCGCCTAAACCGGAAGCTTCTCCCAAACCGGAAGAGTCGTTTAAACCGGAAGAGTCGCCAACTCCAACGGAGAATTAA
- a CDS encoding cytochrome b N-terminal domain-containing protein gives MNTEKYEFIFRRLATILAVSILTLSLSAAFTGILLAFYYEPSAGGAYESLKNIATEVPNGSLIRDVHDIAGNGLIVVSLIEIVVMFLGRKFTNSWLTGWISVIFFTLNAIALAWTAMILDWSQLGYWRLSIELQTIEAIPFIGSQLRDILTGGGAINTATVEHLYTIHSYILSVSAIAIAITHLGALLVQERQQARLQMELKAISSTSEPDLTQAEIDSNSLTLTNKN, from the coding sequence ATGAATACCGAGAAGTATGAATTCATTTTCCGGCGGCTGGCGACAATCCTGGCAGTCTCTATTCTTACATTAAGCTTGAGTGCAGCTTTTACGGGTATTTTGTTGGCTTTTTACTACGAACCGTCTGCGGGAGGCGCTTACGAATCTTTAAAGAATATTGCGACTGAAGTTCCCAATGGTTCGCTAATTCGCGACGTTCACGATATTGCTGGAAATGGGCTAATTGTAGTCTCCCTAATCGAAATAGTAGTGATGTTTCTAGGGAGGAAATTTACAAATAGCTGGTTAACTGGGTGGATTAGCGTAATTTTCTTTACTTTAAATGCGATCGCGCTGGCATGGACAGCTATGATACTCGATTGGAGTCAGCTAGGCTACTGGCGTTTAAGCATCGAATTGCAAACCATCGAAGCGATTCCTTTTATTGGTTCCCAGTTGCGAGACATCCTTACTGGCGGCGGCGCGATAAACACAGCAACCGTGGAACATCTATATACAATACACAGCTACATTTTATCTGTGAGCGCGATCGCGATCGCCATCACCCATCTCGGCGCACTACTGGTGCAGGAAAGACAGCAAGCGCGGCTTCAAATGGAATTAAAAGCCATATCTTCAACCTCAGAGCCAGATTTAACTCAAGCAGAAATTGATTCAAACTCCCTAACTCTTACCAACAAAAATTAA
- a CDS encoding alpha/beta fold hydrolase, with product MVLPTVILPGYLEGAIAYRQLEQSLQQLGFPAVTVPLRGRDWFPTVGGRSMIPILRQLDHTVKQMLQQYNVSQINLIGHSAGGWISRIYLGETPYSIHKDVTDDAGLWHAHPNVATLVTLGTPHISGERWTKKNLDFVKINYPGAFYPKVRYVCVAGKSIYGARRPGQWLAYSSYKLTCGVGNSWGDGITPIEAAHLEGATNLVIEGVKHSPRTPGIWYGSPEPFKAWVSYLA from the coding sequence ATCGTGTTGCCTACAGTCATTTTGCCCGGATATTTGGAAGGCGCGATCGCCTACCGTCAACTAGAACAATCTTTACAACAGCTGGGTTTTCCCGCCGTCACAGTCCCCTTGCGCGGTCGGGATTGGTTCCCCACTGTGGGAGGCCGGTCGATGATTCCCATTTTGCGGCAACTCGACCACACGGTAAAACAAATGTTGCAGCAATACAACGTTTCTCAGATTAACCTAATCGGTCACTCAGCAGGCGGCTGGATTTCCCGCATCTATCTGGGAGAAACACCTTACTCGATTCACAAAGATGTCACCGATGACGCTGGACTTTGGCACGCTCACCCCAATGTTGCCACTTTGGTAACATTAGGAACGCCTCATATCAGTGGCGAACGCTGGACTAAAAAAAATCTAGATTTTGTCAAAATCAACTATCCGGGAGCCTTTTACCCAAAGGTTCGTTATGTCTGTGTCGCTGGTAAGTCCATCTACGGTGCAAGGCGTCCGGGCCAGTGGCTAGCATACAGCAGTTATAAATTAACTTGCGGAGTTGGTAACAGCTGGGGAGACGGGATTACCCCGATTGAAGCTGCTCATCTAGAGGGAGCAACCAATCTGGTAATTGAAGGTGTGAAACATTCTCCCAGAACCCCCGGCATTTGGTACGGTTCGCCAGAGCCTTTCAAGGCTTGGGTGTCGTATTTGGCATGA
- a CDS encoding fatty acid desaturase family protein, whose product MQSKVTFSKAVGFRKELNRRVEAYFESESIKQRDNFAMYFKGVICLTWMISTWAFIIFVPSDSWIKLLGCVVLGISMAAIAFNIGHDANHGGYSNNQNVNKILSLATDLLGVSSYLWRYRHNVLHHTYTNIVDHDVDIDGEGLVRMSPEQEYRWFHRFQQFYIWILYGFVPLHGFIYDFYVLLIKRNYINHGIPTPKKSDLITFFSFKAFWVAYVIGVPLMLGYSPLEVILGVVTTYMTVGAIMGFVFILAHVVDTADFLTPSPETGRIDDEWAICQVRTTVDFAPKNQVLNWYLGGLNFQVVHHLFPHICHIHYPKLAEIVEEVCGEFGIEYKVHETLGEAIASNYRWLKAMGTPPKMAEATSGVS is encoded by the coding sequence ATGCAGTCAAAAGTCACTTTCTCAAAAGCAGTTGGATTCAGAAAAGAACTCAATCGAAGAGTTGAAGCTTATTTTGAATCGGAAAGTATTAAACAGCGAGATAATTTCGCCATGTATTTCAAAGGCGTAATTTGCCTGACATGGATGATTTCCACTTGGGCATTTATTATCTTCGTACCTAGCGATTCATGGATTAAACTCCTTGGATGTGTAGTTCTTGGAATTTCAATGGCTGCAATCGCCTTTAATATTGGGCATGATGCTAATCACGGTGGTTACTCGAATAACCAAAATGTTAATAAGATACTCAGTTTAGCTACCGATTTATTAGGAGTCTCCAGTTATTTATGGAGATATCGTCATAATGTTCTTCATCATACTTATACAAATATAGTTGATCATGATGTGGACATAGATGGTGAAGGCTTGGTGAGAATGTCTCCCGAACAGGAGTATCGATGGTTTCACCGCTTTCAGCAGTTTTACATTTGGATACTATACGGGTTTGTACCACTTCATGGATTTATCTATGATTTCTATGTTCTGCTAATCAAGCGCAACTATATTAATCATGGAATTCCTACACCGAAAAAGAGCGATTTAATAACGTTTTTCAGCTTCAAAGCTTTTTGGGTAGCCTATGTTATAGGTGTACCTTTAATGTTGGGATATTCACCACTCGAAGTAATTTTGGGTGTTGTTACAACTTACATGACTGTGGGTGCAATTATGGGTTTTGTATTTATACTTGCCCATGTAGTAGACACAGCAGATTTCTTAACACCATCCCCTGAGACAGGAAGAATAGATGATGAGTGGGCGATTTGCCAAGTACGCACCACAGTAGATTTTGCCCCAAAAAATCAGGTTTTAAACTGGTATCTCGGCGGTTTAAACTTTCAAGTTGTTCATCATCTTTTTCCACATATCTGCCATATTCATTACCCGAAACTGGCAGAAATTGTCGAAGAAGTATGCGGTGAATTTGGAATTGAATATAAGGTTCATGAAACATTGGGCGAAGCGATCGCTTCCAATTACCGCTGGTTGAAAGCGATGGGAACTCCGCCTAAGATGGCTGAGGCTACCAGTGGAGTGAGTTAA
- a CDS encoding cation:proton antiporter produces MEASFEITLQMVLTVIAGISAQVIAEYLQVPSIVFLLLFGILLGPDGLSVLHPNQLGTGLEVMVALCVAIILFEGGLNLELKEMGKVSGSLRNLVTLGTLITLLGGGMAAHWLGEFPWPIAFLYASLVVVTGPTVISPLLKQVQVDRQVATLLEGEGVLIDPVGAILAVVVLDTIVNADTDPLEAFIGLIVRVGIGGGIGVAGGWLLGLILKRAKFLSEDLKNLVVLAGLWGLFGLAQTIRSESGLMATVMAGIVLGAASIPEERLLRRFKGQLTIFSVSVLFILLSADLSIASVFALGWGSLFTVLALMFIVRPINIGLCTLNSGLNWRQKLFLCWIAPRGIVSASVASLFAIFLTQYGINGGDSIKALVFLTIIMTVFFQGLTARWVAAWLRINPQNATGAVIIGCSPLSRLIARLFQERGESVVLIDTDPEACKIAEQENLRVFLSSGLDMEVLEEAGLASMGTFVAMTNNGEVNLVLAQRAAEEFRPPRVLAVFPQANMATNNTKVHQAFIPQLSVKNWNQYLNEGQVKLGKTTLREDGLAFQQAHLQALIRAGELVPLLFEREQLFQVVPAAEEWQPGDQIIYLLHDPRPKLLKRLSGGSPSSRLALEKLPEVEEVPISAVGVGVGELKVENAVQPPVSG; encoded by the coding sequence ATGGAAGCATCATTTGAAATTACCCTGCAAATGGTTTTAACCGTTATTGCAGGAATCAGCGCCCAGGTTATAGCCGAATATCTCCAGGTTCCCAGCATCGTCTTTTTGTTGCTATTTGGTATTTTACTGGGGCCAGACGGATTGAGCGTGCTACACCCTAACCAGCTAGGAACTGGTTTAGAAGTCATGGTTGCCCTCTGTGTAGCAATCATTCTCTTTGAAGGCGGGCTTAACCTGGAACTCAAAGAAATGGGTAAAGTTTCCGGTAGCCTGCGAAATCTGGTGACACTGGGGACGCTTATAACGCTGCTTGGCGGAGGCATGGCGGCTCACTGGTTGGGTGAATTTCCCTGGCCTATTGCCTTTCTCTACGCATCTCTGGTGGTGGTAACGGGGCCAACAGTAATCAGTCCCCTGCTCAAACAGGTGCAAGTAGACCGACAGGTGGCAACGCTTTTGGAGGGAGAAGGCGTTTTAATTGACCCAGTTGGGGCAATCCTTGCGGTCGTCGTGCTAGACACCATTGTGAACGCGGATACTGATCCGCTGGAAGCTTTCATCGGTCTTATTGTGCGCGTAGGCATCGGCGGCGGTATCGGCGTTGCTGGTGGTTGGTTGCTGGGTTTGATTCTCAAACGCGCCAAGTTTCTTTCCGAAGACTTGAAAAACCTGGTAGTTCTGGCTGGGTTGTGGGGTTTGTTTGGTCTGGCGCAGACAATCCGCAGCGAGTCGGGATTGATGGCAACAGTTATGGCGGGAATTGTCCTGGGTGCTGCCTCTATCCCAGAGGAGCGCCTGTTACGGCGCTTTAAAGGACAATTAACCATCTTCAGCGTCTCGGTATTGTTTATTCTCCTGTCTGCTGACTTGTCCATTGCCAGCGTGTTTGCCCTAGGGTGGGGCAGCTTGTTCACCGTGTTGGCGCTAATGTTTATCGTGCGCCCGATTAACATCGGCTTGTGTACGTTGAATAGTGGACTGAATTGGCGACAAAAGTTATTTTTATGCTGGATTGCTCCCAGAGGAATTGTTTCTGCATCTGTTGCGTCCTTGTTTGCCATTTTTCTGACACAGTATGGCATCAATGGCGGCGATTCCATCAAGGCGCTGGTTTTCCTCACTATTATAATGACCGTATTTTTCCAAGGGCTGACGGCGCGTTGGGTTGCCGCCTGGTTGCGAATTAACCCCCAGAACGCAACTGGGGCTGTAATTATTGGTTGTAGTCCCTTAAGCCGCCTGATTGCTCGTCTATTTCAAGAGCGAGGAGAATCTGTGGTGCTGATTGATACAGACCCCGAAGCTTGCAAAATTGCGGAACAGGAAAATCTGCGGGTGTTCTTGAGCAGCGGTTTGGATATGGAAGTTCTGGAAGAGGCGGGACTGGCTTCTATGGGAACTTTCGTGGCGATGACGAATAATGGGGAGGTTAATTTAGTGTTGGCGCAACGAGCAGCAGAAGAGTTTCGTCCGCCTCGCGTTTTGGCAGTCTTCCCGCAAGCCAATATGGCGACTAATAATACAAAGGTTCACCAAGCTTTTATTCCTCAGCTGTCGGTAAAGAATTGGAATCAGTACCTTAACGAAGGGCAGGTGAAGTTAGGTAAAACGACGCTTAGAGAAGATGGGTTGGCTTTTCAACAAGCTCATCTACAAGCCTTAATTCGTGCTGGGGAGCTAGTACCATTATTGTTTGAGAGAGAGCAGCTTTTCCAGGTGGTGCCAGCAGCAGAAGAGTGGCAGCCTGGAGATCAGATTATTTATCTGCTGCATGACCCTAGACCTAAACTGTTGAAGCGGTTATCGGGTGGGAGTCCCTCTTCTCGTCTGGCCTTGGAGAAGTTGCCAGAAGTGGAGGAAGTGCCGATTTCTGCGGTGGGTGTTGGTGTGGGGGAACTCAAGGTTGAGAATGCTGTACAGCCTCCTGTTTCTGGATAA
- a CDS encoding precorrin-2 C(20)-methyltransferase — protein MQPGILYGIGIGPGDPELITVKGLGILKRVPIVAFPAGVQGKPGMAQQMVAQWLNSSQVQLALSFPYVQDNDILTQAWQAAAERVWQYLELGQDVAFVSEGDVSFYSTFTYLAQALQQLHPQVVVQTIPGICSPMAAAAVLGIPLTIRAQRLVVLPALYTVGELEAVLDWADVVVLMKVSSVYEQVWKVLQQRGLLEQAYVVERATLPDQVVYAGLRLRPNLKLPYFSVLIVQVTKSPN, from the coding sequence GTGCAACCAGGCATACTCTACGGTATTGGCATTGGCCCCGGCGACCCTGAATTGATTACTGTTAAAGGACTCGGTATTCTGAAACGAGTGCCGATAGTTGCTTTTCCCGCAGGCGTACAAGGTAAGCCAGGAATGGCTCAGCAGATGGTGGCACAATGGCTCAATTCCAGCCAAGTGCAGCTGGCTTTGAGTTTTCCTTACGTGCAGGATAATGACATTTTGACCCAGGCTTGGCAAGCAGCTGCCGAACGAGTTTGGCAATATTTAGAATTAGGCCAAGATGTCGCCTTTGTCTCGGAAGGCGATGTGAGTTTCTACAGCACGTTTACCTATTTGGCACAGGCGCTGCAACAACTGCATCCGCAAGTCGTGGTGCAGACTATTCCGGGAATTTGTTCGCCAATGGCGGCGGCGGCAGTTTTGGGCATTCCTTTGACGATTCGCGCTCAACGCTTAGTTGTGTTACCAGCGCTCTACACTGTAGGAGAGTTGGAAGCGGTGCTTGATTGGGCAGATGTGGTGGTGTTGATGAAGGTGAGTTCGGTTTACGAGCAGGTTTGGAAAGTGTTGCAGCAGCGCGGTTTGCTGGAGCAAGCTTATGTGGTGGAACGAGCAACTTTACCGGATCAGGTGGTTTATGCGGGGTTAAGACTTCGCCCTAATTTGAAGTTACCCTACTTTTCGGTGTTAATTGTCCAAGTCACTAAATCACCTAATTGA
- the rfaE1 gene encoding D-glycero-beta-D-manno-heptose-7-phosphate kinase: MALDASFMPQLKSSAKRLFDLLDKFTQARVLVVGDLTLDEFLTGQVERISREAPVLILRHENTRQVPGGGANAVYNLAKLGAQVKVAGLVGKDDQGQALRQIFETAGIDTSGMLLDPPRPTVTKTRISGHARQSVTQQIVRVDRKSDELPDPDLQIQLAEYIRQQLETVDAVVCSDYGDGVFTQPVIEAALCHRQTIVDAQVSLQRYQGATLFTPNLPEAEQAVGYAIASPSAVAQAGRDLLNLTQAQQMLITRGEEGMSLFDSDGTQQHIPAFNRTDVFDVTGAGDTVVAALTLGLVCGASFWEAAVLGNLAASIVVRQFGTATTSPEEMKAALLGLLEEE, translated from the coding sequence ATGGCTTTGGATGCTTCATTTATGCCTCAGCTGAAGTCTTCAGCTAAGCGATTGTTCGATTTGTTGGATAAATTTACCCAGGCGCGAGTGCTGGTGGTTGGTGATTTAACTTTGGATGAATTTCTTACCGGACAGGTAGAAAGAATTTCCAGAGAAGCCCCAGTATTAATTCTCCGCCACGAAAACACCCGGCAAGTGCCTGGAGGTGGAGCCAATGCTGTCTATAATTTGGCGAAGCTAGGGGCGCAGGTGAAGGTGGCTGGACTGGTGGGGAAGGATGACCAAGGACAGGCGCTGCGTCAGATTTTTGAGACGGCTGGAATTGATACGAGTGGAATGTTACTCGATCCCCCGCGTCCAACGGTAACTAAAACGCGGATTTCTGGTCATGCGCGACAGTCGGTGACTCAACAGATTGTAAGAGTTGACCGAAAATCCGATGAGTTACCTGATCCAGATTTACAGATCCAGCTTGCTGAGTATATCCGGCAACAACTGGAAACGGTGGATGCTGTGGTTTGCTCGGATTATGGGGATGGCGTGTTCACCCAGCCTGTAATTGAGGCGGCGTTGTGTCATCGGCAAACGATTGTGGATGCCCAAGTAAGTCTCCAAAGATACCAAGGGGCAACGCTGTTTACACCTAATTTGCCGGAGGCTGAGCAGGCGGTGGGATATGCGATCGCTTCTCCCTCAGCCGTCGCCCAAGCTGGGCGCGACCTCCTTAACTTGACACAGGCGCAGCAAATGCTGATTACTCGCGGTGAGGAGGGAATGAGCCTTTTTGACAGCGATGGAACACAGCAGCACATACCAGCTTTTAACCGTACCGATGTATTTGATGTTACTGGTGCTGGTGATACGGTGGTGGCGGCGCTGACGTTGGGTTTAGTTTGTGGGGCCTCTTTTTGGGAGGCGGCGGTTTTGGGAAATTTGGCGGCGAGTATTGTGGTGCGTCAGTTTGGGACGGCGACGACAAGCCCGGAGGAGATGAAGGCGGCTTTGTTGGGGTTGTTGGAGGAGGAGTAA
- a CDS encoding DUF456 domain-containing protein has protein sequence MSLPLLYWLLVAVMVVGIIGAVVPGIPGTSLILIAILIWGAIQGFNTVAVPLGVTIVVLILGIGIDFFASYLGAQRAGASKWGQIGAIVGLVVGFLGLLPAFLVAGPLVGILVGPLLGAIIGEFLYRRDLELEPRFKLSLKAGVGIVVGSLIGNVIQGLLAIATVVVFLVTTWPFGAGA, from the coding sequence ATGTCCCTACCACTTCTCTATTGGCTACTTGTTGCTGTCATGGTTGTTGGCATTATCGGCGCAGTGGTTCCCGGCATTCCCGGAACCAGCTTGATTTTAATTGCCATTCTAATCTGGGGAGCCATTCAAGGTTTTAATACTGTGGCTGTGCCACTGGGCGTTACTATCGTGGTGTTAATCCTGGGCATTGGCATTGATTTCTTCGCTAGCTATTTGGGGGCGCAACGAGCTGGCGCTAGCAAGTGGGGGCAAATTGGAGCCATTGTCGGCTTGGTGGTAGGCTTTTTGGGATTATTGCCCGCTTTTCTGGTTGCGGGGCCATTAGTGGGGATTCTGGTTGGGCCATTACTGGGGGCAATTATTGGAGAATTTCTCTATCGCCGCGACTTGGAACTAGAGCCTAGATTTAAGCTATCGCTGAAAGCTGGTGTGGGCATTGTGGTAGGTTCGCTGATTGGGAATGTGATTCAGGGATTGTTAGCGATCGCCACAGTTGTCGTTTTCCTCGTCACAACTTGGCCTTTTGGTGCCGGAGCATAA
- a CDS encoding CatB-related O-acetyltransferase, translating to MTYYEYLSPSSEWLAPKIEDSRITVGDHTYASSRIKFALWNPEEKIQIGKFCSFAKDVIIFGGGEHFISRATTYPLQWFLSETKSYDRNLDGTTKGTTVIENDVWMGYEATIMSGVKIGNGAVIGAKAVVAKDIPDYAIAIGNPAKVIRYRFKPETIARLLELRWWDWDIQKITANIDLLYTNPDNWPQDLHFL from the coding sequence ATGACCTATTACGAGTATTTATCACCTTCGTCAGAATGGTTAGCACCAAAAATCGAAGATAGTCGAATTACAGTTGGCGATCATACTTATGCCAGCAGTCGGATTAAGTTTGCCTTGTGGAACCCCGAAGAAAAAATTCAGATTGGCAAGTTTTGCTCTTTTGCTAAAGATGTGATAATTTTCGGTGGAGGAGAGCATTTTATTTCCAGAGCTACAACATACCCCCTGCAATGGTTTTTATCTGAAACTAAATCTTATGACCGCAATTTAGACGGAACAACTAAAGGCACCACAGTCATTGAAAATGATGTTTGGATGGGCTACGAAGCAACAATAATGTCAGGTGTCAAAATTGGTAATGGCGCAGTCATAGGAGCAAAAGCAGTTGTAGCCAAAGATATTCCTGATTATGCGATCGCAATTGGCAACCCAGCCAAAGTTATCCGTTATCGATTCAAACCCGAAACTATAGCGCGTCTCTTAGAATTACGATGGTGGGACTGGGATATTCAGAAGATAACCGCCAACATAGATTTACTTTACACAAATCCCGACAACTGGCCCCAAGACCTTCACTTCCTCTAA
- the rfbB gene encoding dTDP-glucose 4,6-dehydratase, with product MPVKNHRSLLVTGGAGFIGSNFVHYWCNAYPSDRVVVLDALTYAGNLRNLALDGRKNFRFVQGDICDRALVDTLLQEENIDTIAHFAAESHVDRSILGPGAFVQTNIVGTFTLLEAFRHHQLTSPCQPPQWGEPPQDAGSPTPLQQGEELIPPSLQENSKSNDLAYPNGQRGIFLHISTDEVYGSLAPEDPPFTETTPYAPNSPYSASKAGSDHLVRAYYHTYKLPTIIINCSNNYGAYQFPEKLIPLMCINILMGKKLPVYGDGQNLRDWLFVDDHCQALDVIIHRGKIGETYNIGGNNEVKNIDLVKMLCQLMDELAADLPVRPSSNLITFVKDRPGHDRRYAIDSTKLKTQLGWAPSVTIETGLRRTVEWYLTHRNWWEPLLSEDYQEYYRQVYVL from the coding sequence ATGCCTGTAAAAAACCATCGCAGCTTATTAGTGACTGGTGGGGCGGGTTTTATTGGCTCCAATTTTGTGCATTATTGGTGTAATGCTTACCCAAGCGATCGCGTGGTGGTTCTGGATGCGCTTACTTATGCGGGAAATCTGCGTAATTTGGCTTTGGATGGACGAAAAAATTTTCGGTTTGTTCAGGGAGATATATGCGATCGCGCTCTCGTTGATACTCTACTACAAGAAGAAAATATCGACACAATAGCCCATTTTGCCGCTGAATCTCACGTTGACAGGTCTATTCTAGGCCCAGGTGCATTTGTTCAAACCAATATAGTTGGCACTTTCACTTTATTAGAAGCTTTCCGCCACCATCAGTTAACGTCTCCATGCCAGCCGCCACAATGGGGGGAACCCCCGCAAGACGCTGGCTCCCCAACCCCTCTCCAACAAGGAGAGGAGCTTATTCCCCCTTCCCTACAAGAGAATTCTAAATCGAACGATTTAGCTTATCCAAACGGGCAGAGGGGGATTTTCCTCCACATTTCCACCGATGAAGTCTACGGAAGCCTCGCGCCCGAAGATCCGCCTTTTACAGAAACCACGCCCTACGCCCCTAATAGTCCCTACTCAGCGTCCAAAGCAGGAAGCGATCACTTAGTCCGCGCCTATTATCACACCTATAAATTACCAACCATCATCATAAATTGCTCTAACAATTACGGGGCTTATCAGTTTCCAGAAAAACTCATTCCCCTGATGTGCATCAACATCTTAATGGGGAAAAAATTACCTGTTTATGGAGATGGGCAGAATCTGAGGGATTGGCTTTTTGTAGACGATCATTGTCAAGCTTTGGATGTCATAATTCATCGCGGTAAAATAGGCGAAACTTACAACATTGGCGGCAATAACGAAGTTAAAAATATCGACTTAGTTAAGATGTTGTGTCAGCTAATGGATGAATTAGCTGCGGATTTGCCAGTGCGTCCTTCTAGCAATTTGATTACTTTTGTTAAGGATAGACCAGGACATGACAGACGTTATGCAATTGATAGCACTAAGCTGAAAACTCAGTTAGGTTGGGCACCTTCTGTAACTATTGAAACTGGTTTGCGTCGCACCGTTGAATGGTATCTCACTCACCGCAATTGGTGGGAACCGTTGCTGTCTGAAGATTATCAGGAATACTATCGCCAAGTTTACGTATTATAG